Part of the Phycisphaerales bacterium genome, CTGCCCCACCTTGCGGAACACCGCCTCGTATCCCACCGACCACGCGCGCCCCGCGTCCACCGGCCCCAGTTCGCGGTAGCCGACCATCCACATGCTGGGCCAGCTCCGGCCCTGCCCGTCCTCCAGCGTGGCGGCGCTGGGCGACGAGGTCATCGCCCCGACCATCGCGTCGCGCAACGTCCACAAGTCGGCTTCCGAAGCCGCCACCAATCGCCCACGCACCGTGATCGAGAGTTGCACCGGCCCAAGCTGGTTCCACTTGGCACTCGGCGGAGACTGCATCGTCGGCGAGGTACCCGGCAGCGTCTCGGTCTGTCCCTGTCGCTGCATCTCGAAGCGGTGCGGCCCGCTTGCGAAGAGCGGAGATCCGTCGTACATGCTCGGCATCGTGCGTTCCTTTCGTGGCCGCTCTAGCGAGAACCATCCTCGGCGTTGCTCACGTCGATCGGGTCGTTGGTGCCGTTGTCAGAGAGGGCGAACATCTTGATCCGTCGCAGCGCCGAGCCGCCGGGCTCGACCTCGTCGCGCACCGACGTGATCACCACGCTCGCCTCCACCCGTCGCCGCCCGCCGCTGCCAGCGGTCGGGGCTGTGAAGAACTCCAGCACGCCCTCGTCGCCCGGGGTCGGCCCGTCGAGCGAGCCGCGCTCCAGGTCGGCTACGAGCTCGATCTCCACCCGCTGCTCGGGCACGTCGGCGAACGTCGGGTACGGACCGGTGTTGCCCCACTCCAGCAGGGCGCGCTCGGGCGTGCGGTGCACCGCCACGCGTCGCACGCGCTCGATGGTGCTGCTCAGCAGGACGACCGATCGAGGATTCAAGACCAGCATCGCGTGCCTCCCTTCAGCCGCGTACCAGGTGCATCAATGCAGGCCGGCGCGTCGCGTCGACCACGCCGTCACCGTCAAGGTCGAGCCCGACCGCCAGCGTCTGCCGGGCACGAGCGAACATGTCCGCGTACATCACGGCCCGTGCACCGAGCGACGAGCTCGGCCCGCTCAGGGCCGAGGCCGCGGCGTACACCAGGTGCAGCGTGCCCAGCGCCTCCACGTGCGCCAGCGCGGTCGCATCGACCACCGCCTCGGCGCCCGGACCGTCCGGAAGGTCGAGCCCGAGCAGGCCGAGGAGCTGGCGGTGCACGATGGCCCGCTGGGGCGCGAAGGTCGTCAGCGTGAACGGGGCCGCGGCCGACGCCACTGGCGGAAGCGCGTCGTCCTCCGTCGAAGCCCGCAGCCGCGAGACTTCGAGCACCGTGCCCGACGTGACGGCGACGACCTCGAGCGGAACGCCGTTGAACACCACGACCTGACCAACCTCGGCCTGGGCATCGGTAAACGACGCGGTCGAGCTGGCACTCGTCAGCGTGGTGCCGCTCACGGCGGCAGTGCCCGACGCGAGCCGGCGACCGGCCCAGAGCGCATCGGTGAAGGCGTGCGGCTCGATGGCCAGCATGTCCCTGTCCTGTGCAAACATCGCGTGCTCCTTGCGCGCCACGGCGCGCGATTCGTTTCCTTGCAAACCCGCGAGCCGGTGTTACCCGGCCCGCGAGCCGGCGGCCGCCCCCACACGAAACCGCCGTGCCCTTCGGCACCCCGCGGGGCCGATCAGCTCGTGGCCAATCCGCTGAGCACGCCGTGCGCGTTCTCGTTGCGCATCTCCAGCGTGTACTCGCCGATGACCTGGCCCATGGCGGCGTCGCCGGTCGACGCCAGCGGCTTGTAGTGGAAGCTGCGGCCCTCCAGCGGCATCACCTCGACGCGGCTGGAATCGAGCAGCAGCAGGGCGTCGGCGGGCATCCATCGAGACACCACGACGCGGCACACGCCAAAGTCGCTCTCGTAGACGCTGACCAGATCGCTGTAGCGGTCGTCGCTTGGGCCATAGCGGCGCGACGACGTCAGGAAGGCGTTGATGCGACGCTTCTGGAGCCCGCCGCACACGATCGTGTCGATCGGCCCGGACGACTGTTCCCAGACCTCGCGCAACGCGGCGTTGAGCACCTCCTCGGTCAGCCCGTCCGAGCCGGCGCCCGAGCCGCCGGGGATGGGGCCCACGCCGGGCTGGAACTGGTTGGTTTCCACGTTGCGGATCAGTCCGTCCATCGAGCGGCGGACCGTCGAAGAACCCTGGACCGAGGACGTCGGCGCGACGCCGTTGATCACGCAGTTCTCCAGGTCGCGCAGCAACTCACGCATGCGCTCCTGCTTCTGGTAGTCCAATTCGTCGGCGATGCCGTGGGCCCGCACCGCCTGCATCGAGCCGGAGACCTCCACGGCCGATGTGAAGATCTGGGTGTAGTTGGCCTTGCGTACGCGATTGGTGAAGCGCGCCTCGGGAGCGTCGGCGCCCTCGAGGGCCGCGTTGCCCAGGATGGTGAGCTGCATGCCCTCGACCAGGAGCGTCGGGTCGGTGTTGCCGTAGCTGCGCACGACCGTCAGGGTGTCGGACGCGACGGCCTCGACGAGCATGACCTCGGGCCCATCTCCCGGGCGGACGAGGTCGCCCACGCGGAATCGGGAGCCGTCTTCGACGTCGATCGTCGTATCGGTGAGCGGCGTGGGCGAGAAGGCCTGGTCCGCCACCGTGTCGGTGTTGGGGAGCAGCTCGTCCTCGATCCACTCGTGCACGGTGCTGGTCGCCGCGCGGCGGGCGTCGCCCAGGTGGTCGAGCAGCGGCGTCTCGAAGGGGCTGACGATTCCGATGATGTCCGAGACGTCCTCGACGAGTTCGGGCAGCGAGCTGCCGGCCGAGAAGGTTGCCTTACCGGTGAATGCCATGCGAGTCTCCTTTGGTCAGGTGCGTGGCGTGCGAAACGGGAGCGGGGGCAAGGGCGTGGGGCGGTGTCGGACTCGTTCAGCTATTGCGTCGCAGGCGCAGGTACTTCATGAGGGCGCGCCGGTCGCCGGTGGCGCGTGCGTCGTCTCGCGCACGATCGACCACCGCGCGACCCGGCGCGCCCTGGGAGGGATGGCTCGGGCTCATGGCCGAGGCCCGCGTCGGGCTGCTGCGGAAGAGTGCGGGACGCTCGCGCTGGAGCTGGCCGATGACGCGGGCGGGTGTCGCATCTTCGTCGCCCTCCAGCCGGCTCTCGACCAGCAGCGCGAGCGACTCGGTGTCGATGGCGCCCGCCTGGGCCAGCCCGCGTTCGATGGCGCCGCGGCGCTCCAGCCGGGCCGATCGCTGGCGCAGGTCTTCGAGCTGGGCGTCGCGGGCACGGAGCTGGTCGGCCAGGTCGCTGGCCATCTGCGTGCGTTCGGCGAGCGCCTCGCGCAGGTCGTTGTCGTTCTGGGTGTCGTTTGTTTCGGGCGTGGGCTCAGGCATTGGTGTTCTCCGTCTGGCTCGCGGCCGAGCCGTTGCGGTTGGTCGGGGGCTGGGCATAGCCGAGCTCGGCCAGCACGCGTTCGCGGTCGATGCCCAGCTCGGTCTTGCGCTCGGCGTTCAGCAGCCGCTCGTCCTGGTCGAGGTCGATGGCGTCGGGCCAGTGCACGGTGACGCCGCGGTCCTGCGGCTCGGTGGCATGGGTGCCGGCGCGGTCGAGCGCCTCGAGAATGAGGGCGCTCATGCGCGCCACGCCCGCGCCATATCCCACGCGCTTGCGGCGCGTCTTGCTGAGCAGGCCGAGCATGGTGATGCGGAGCGCGTTGCCGCTCGACAGGCTGCCGATCTTGGCGCGGACGACGCCCGCGGCGATGGGCGGCACGCCCGAGGTCTTGTCCATGGCCTCGCGGATGTCCTCGACGTGCAGCGTCTCGCTGGGCGAGTCCGCGTCGCCGCCGAAGGCCGTGACCTGGGCGTCGGGGTTGTCGGTGCTCAGCACGCGGCCCGGGCCGATGCGGACCTGGTCGAAGCCCTCGATGCCCTTCGCGAGGTACATCTTGAAGCTCTGCATGGTCACGCGGGCGGCGCGGTCGCTCAGGCGGGTGTTCAGCTCGTCCTGCAGGGGCACGAGCGGCTCGACCTCGCCCACGCCGGCGTAGCACAGCGGCTGGGGGATGTTTTGGACGTGCACGACGGGCACGCGGCCGGGCGAGGCGCGGTTGGGCCCCTCGGCGACCAGCTCACCGTCGACGTACACCTGCCGCCACGCGCCGCTGAGGATCTCGGTGACGCGCTCGGTGTCGAGCGTGCGGCCGTGGCGGTCGTCCTCGTCGGCCTGTGAGGTGCGGCGGGTGAAGTCGATGGCGTAGGCCTCGAGCCGGCGGTAGTCGCCCGCATCGACGACGGGTACGCCGCGAGTCGGGTCGATGGCCTCGACGCGGATGGCCTCGGCGAGCACCTCGCCGGGAAGCTCCAGCAGCGTGTCGAGGTCGGGCGCCAGGGCGGTCAGCCGCTCGACGTCGCAGCGGAGCAGCAGGTCGACGTGGCCGTAGACGTGGCCCAGTAGTAGCGCGTCGTGCAGGAGGGAGAGGCCGCCCGAGGCCTCCCACACGGCGTCGAGGGCGGCCTCGATGGTCCGGCGCTGCTCGGGCCGGCCGGCCTTGCTGAGCAGCACCAGCGGCTCGGGCAGCATGAAGTCGACCATGGTGTTGATGCGCCAGGCGATGTCGTTCTCGATGACGACCTCGCTGGCGGCGGCATCGACCATGCGGTCGTCCGACCACGGATCCCACGCGCCGCGGAGGCGGGGCGGCAGGCCAGCGGCTTGCGGGAGTTCGCCTCCGGGTCGCGTGGGCTCGTTGCGGAAGTAGCCCCAGAGCCATCGCAGCCGCGGCGCGACGTCACGCTCGTGCTCGGCCAGGATGATCTCGAGGGCCTGCGGCGACAGGGTCGTGTCGGTGAAGGGTGCGAGATTGAACGCCACGGGGGACCTCCTTTGGGTGGTGGCCCGGCGTGGTGCGCGAGCCTCTCACCCAACGGGCGGTCGGACGGGTGGTGGCGCGCGTCGGCGGTGGTTCGGAGTGCGCGCGCAGCTCGAATCACCCGAGGAACTCAGGGCATCGAGCGACGTTGGATTTGCGTGGAAGCTGATGGTTCGCGTGGCGTGTCGTGCGCGCGGACGCGGGGATGGCGGCTCGGGAAGAAGGTTGCCGTGCTCAGCCCGTCGTCTCGGCCTTCGGCTCTTCGAGCACCTCGACGGCCGAGAAGCGGTCGAGGTTGAGGACGACGAGCTCGCCGTCCTTCTTGCGGAGCTCGACGCGGTCGATCCAGACCTTGTTGTCCTTGGTGTGGGCGAACCACGAGCCGGACTTTTCCTGGCCGACGCGGACGACGACGCCCTCGATGGTGGAGACCATCGTGCCGCTCATGCGGGGGAACTGTTGGGTGATACGCACCTTGGCGCCGGGGGTGAGGTTCTCCATAGCGGTCGATGGTAGGGGCCGGGGCGTCGGCAGGGGGAGCCGATCTGGCCCGGGGCCGGCGGGCGGCCGGCGTACGATTGGGCCTATGCCTATTCCACGGATCGCGATCGTGGGCCGGCCCAACGTGGGCAAGAGCTCGCTGATGAACATGCTGGCCAGCTCGAAGGTCTCGATCGTCGACGACCTGCCGGGCGTCACCCGCGATCGCGTGACGCGGATCGTCGACCTGGAGCACAGCGAGGGCAAGCCCACCCGGGCCGTCGAGCTGACCGACACCGGCGGCTACGGCGTGTACGTGGCCGAGGGCGGGCGGTACGACGAGGTGGGGGCCGACCTCTCGACGCTGACCGACGACGTGGAGGGGCAGATCGAGGCGGCGGTAGCGAACGCCGACCTGATCCTGTTCTGCGTCGACGTGCAGGCGGGCCTGACCCCGCGCGACGAGGAGATCGCCCGCCTGCTCCGCGAGCAGAAACTGGGGCGGAAGGACCGGGCCGAGATGGCCCAGCTCGATCCGAGCCTGGGCAAGCGGGCGCCCGTGCACGTGGTGGCGACGAAGGTGGACGGACCCAAGTGGGAAACGCACGCCTACGAGATGAGCGCCCTGGGCTTCGGCGAGCCCCTGATGTGCAGCGCCAAGAACAACTACATGCGGCGCGACCTGAGCGACCGGCTCTACGAGCTGCTGCCCGCCGACGACGAGACCGCGGCCGCGCCGCCTGCCGACCTGTCGATCGCCGTCATCGGCAAGCGCAACGCGGGCAAGAGCACGCTGGTGAACGCCCTGGCCGGGGTCGAGCGGGTGATCGTCTCGGAGATCGCCGGCACGACGCGCGACGCCATCGACGTGCTGGTCGAGAAGGACGGCAAGCGGATCATCGTGATCGATACGGCCGGCATGCGCCGCAAGCGGAGCTTCCAGGGCAAGGTCGAGTGGTTCGCCTTCGACCGTGTGCAGCGGGCGGTTGATCGGGCCGACGTGGTGCTGCTGATGGTCGACGCGACCGAGGCGACCAGCCAGGTGGACCAGCAGCTCGCCATGCTGTGCCAGAACGCGTTCAAGCCCACGATCATCGGCGTCAACAAGTGGGACCTGGCCGAGGGGCAGACCGACGACAAGGGCCGGCCCGTGACGCCCGAGCGCTACGAGAAGTACGTGCGCGAGGGGTTCAAGGGCCTGCCGTTTGCGCCCATCGCGCTGCTGAGCGCCAAGGAGGGCCTGAACGTCGACGGCGTGCTCGACCTGGCGTTCGACCTCAAGAAGCAAACGCACGAGCGCGTCTCGACGGGCGCGCTCAATCGGCTAGTGCGGAGCATCCTGGAAAAGCGCGGGCCGAGCAACAAGCTGGGCACGCTTGCTCGGGTGTTCTACGTGGCGCAGGTCGGCACCGCCCCCCCGACGATCGCGATGGTGGTGAACGAGCCCAAGCTGTTCACGCCCAACTACATGCGCTACCTGATGAACCGGCTGCGCGAGCAGGCGCCCTTCGACGAGGTGCCCTTCCGCGTGTTCGTGCGCAGCCGCAAGCAGTTCGACAAGCGACGCGAGCAGGCCGAGAAGCGCGACAAGAAGGGCATGATCGACACGAGCGCGTTCGATCGCGGCGAGGACCTCGAGCTGACGCCCGAGGAGATCGAGAGCCTGTTCCGCATCCCGGGCGAGGGCGGCGATGGCGAGGCGTTCGTCGACGAGGGTGCCGAAGGAGGCATCGAGGGCGAGGTCTTCGAGGACGCCGAGGTGTTCGTCTTCGGCGACGACGAGGAAGAAGACACCCGCCGGTGACCCGTGCTGCGCGCAGCATCGATCACACGAAAGAAGGCGTGGCCAGGGTCCGGGGGATGAGTCCGGACGCTGGCCACGCCTGGTGTGGTGTGGTTGGCGGCTCGTTCGAGCCTTGGTTCGGGCGGGCTTTCCGCGGGCGGGCCTGAGTCGGCCCCGAGCTTCCCAAGTCCCTTGCCCGTCTATTCGACGAACCCCGAGCACGGTTGCAGTATTCTCGAATCTCCTTACCTGGGGGTGCGGATCATGCTGGCGTCGAGCGCAACAAACCTCGAAGAAACACGCTCCAAGCTACATCAGCAGCCCGCGTCGAAGGCGTTCTGGAACGCCAGGAAGTCGAAGATCGTGAGCTCGCCGTCGCCGTCGAAGTCGGCCGCCAGGTCTCCGGCGTCGAAGAGGTTCTGGAACTCGAGGAAGTCGAAGATGTCCAGGTCGCCGCTCGCGTCGATGTCGGCCGGGCACGGCGCCAGGCCCAGGCCCTGGGGGATATTGGTCGTCGAGGCGACGACCCTGGTGAACCCGGTAACGATGTTGATCTCGTAGAGCTGGCGGCCGTTGTCGGTCATGACGAGGTCGCCGTCGCGCTGGAAGGCGATGCTGCCCGGTGCGCTGCCGGCGATGGTGGTGCTGAGCGGGATGGTTGCGACGACGGCGCCGGTCGAGGGATTGATTCGCAGCAACTCCGGGACCGAGCCCGGGCTGGCGCTGGTGATGCCGTAGAAGAAGCCGTCGCGGGTGTTGTAGTCGAGCCCGAACAGCCGGGGGAGGACCGAGCCGCCGAGGAGGCTCACGGTTCCGGTCGAGGAACTCACGGTGCCGAGGCGACCGGAGGCATCGGTGCCGTAGAGCACGCCGCCGGGGCCGATGGCGATCGAGCCGCGCACGTTGCCGCCGATGTGGGTCGCCAGGCCGGTCAGTCGATCGACGCGGCTGAGGCCGTTGTCGCCCGCGGGCGTGTTGTTGATGACGAAGATGCTGAACGAACGGGTCACGGCCATGCTGATGGGCGTGGTGTATCGGGTCGGGTCGGGGTGCAGTGGTCCGATCATGCGGACCGTGGCGCCGGTGTCGCTGTCGAAGATGTACAGGCTGTCGGAGCTCGAATCGACGGCGTACATGTCGTCGGCGCGAGCGGTATCGGCGAGCATCGACACGCTGGTGGCGGCGATGGCGGCGGCGAGGCTGAGGCGTTGCATCTGCTTTCTCCTTTGGTGCCTTCGGGCAAGAGTGACTGCCCGGCACCAGGAGAGAGCGGCAAGCGTCTTCGCGACTCACGCGAGATCGTCGTCGGAATCCCCGGGATATCGGATCCACTCCAGGCAGAGCCCGTCGGGCGCGGCGGTAGGGCCGGCGCGGCGGCGGTCCTTGCTGGCCAGGATCTCGGGCAGCTCGTCCGGCTCGATCCGGCCTCGCCCGACCTCGTGCAAGGTGCCGGCGATGATCCTGACCATGTTGTAGAGGAAGCCGCTGCCGGTGACCGTGAACCCCACGCGGTGCTCGCCGGTGCGCTCGACGGCCAGGTCGAAGATCGTGCGGACGGTGGACCGACGGTCGTGGTTGATCGGGGTCAGGGCGGCGAAGTCGTGCTCGCCCACCAGGTGTTTCGCCGCTTCGGCCATGCGGGCCTCGTCGAGAGCGTGATGGGTGTGGGTGACGAAGCGGCGGTCGAAGAGCGGCCTTTGATGGTGGTCGTGGAAGGCATAGGAGTATGCCTTGCGTTCGGCATCGCCGATGGGATTGAACGCCTCGTGCGTGGGTCGGGCGTGGGTGACGAGCACGTCGGGGGGCAGGCGGCCGTTGAGGGCCCGCACCAGGGGCTCGAGGCCGCGCTCGAGGGGCCAGCCGCCGCCGTGGCGGGCTGGGTCGGAGCCGTCCGAACACGTAAACGAGGCGACCTGGCCCCGGGCATGGACGCCCGCGTCGGTCCGGCTGGCGCCCGTCAGCACCACCGGCTCTCGCACGACCTGGCGGACGGCCTGCTCGACCACGGCCTGCACGGTGCGCAGGGCGACGCGGCCGGGCGGGGCCGGCAGCGACGGATCGGCGTGGTGGATGGCCGCTCCGGTGGCCGGCGGCTGGCCGGGGTCGGGTGCCGGCGGTTCCTGCTTCTGCCAGCCGCAGAAGTCGGTGCCCTCGTAGGCGATGGTGAGGCAGTAGGTCGGCACGGGCTGAGGATATTGGCCCACGGGCGGCCGGGCGGGCAATAGGCCGTCTGCGGCGGCGTTGGGCTGGCGTGGGCCGCGCTGGGGAGGCGGGGCCGGAACAACCGTGCGAGTTCTAGAGGAGCGTGAACGATGATCAGGAACCTGACTCTCGTGTCGTGGCTTGCGGCGTGCCTGGTGACGGCGACCAGCGTCTTCGGCCAGATGGGCCCGCCCGATCCGGCCGACGTGGCCGCCCGCTGTGTGGCCAGCATGGAGGCCGCCAGCGACCGCACCGTCGGCGCCATCGGCGACACCACCGGCGCCACGGTCGATCGCATCGCTCGGCTGGACGCCGCCGGCGCTCCCGACCGCGCCATCATCCGTGCGGGCGAGGACGGCATCAAGCGCGTCCGTCTCATCGGCCGCTTTGGTTCGGCCCGCATCACCAACATCGAGCGCCATTGCGTGCGCCTGCTCGTCCGCCTCGAGGCCGAGCGTGACCTGATCGCCCGCGTCCGCGGCGCCGCCGACGGCTTCCGCGAGGACGTCCGCAACGCCGTGCAGCGCGGCAGCGGCGCGATCCGCCAGGCCGTGGCCGACGCCATCGGCTGAGCAAGCCCGACAACAACCTCGGAGCCTCTACCTCTGAGAGATCGGCACCCCGCGCCTGGGGAGGGCGGGGTGCCGTTTTGTGTTGGTCTGGAGAGTCTGGGGCGTTCGCGGGCTGCCGGTGGTAACGGGGCCGTGCCCCGACGTGGTAGCTAATCTGGAGAGAGCAACTTCGAAGAGGAAAGGGAGCTGGCGATGATCAAGCGTGGTGGTATTCTCGTGGCGGCGCTGGCGGCAAGCGCCCTTGGGCAGGACGGCATGATCATCGGCGGCAACCTCCAGCCGCGCGAGCTGGTTGAGATGAGCCGAACGAGCGGTAGCACGGTCTCGATCGCGCCGGTGGGCGTGCAGCCGCAGGGCCTGGCGTACGACCCGGGGCGCGGGCGCCTGTATGCGGTCGATGCCGGCGCGAACTCGGTGTACACGATCGATCCGGTGACAGGCTCGACGGCGCTGCTCGCGCCGGTTGCTGGAGCGAGCAACGCCAACGGGCTGGCCTACGACCCCGGCCGCGACGTCATCTACGTGAGCGACAACAACAACAACCGGCTGTACACGGTCGACCCCACGACGGGCAGTTCGGCCATCGTGGGCGTGCTCGTCGGCGCTAACGGGGTGGAGGGCCTGGCCTTCGACTGCGACACCAACACGCTCTACGGCATCAGCGACCTCACGAGTCGCATCATCGTGATCGATCCCGATACGGCCGCAGTCACCGAGCTTCCGCTCGTGCTGCCGGGAGCAAACCTGCGCGGCCTGGCATTCGATCGCTTTGAGCGAGCGCTCTACATCAGCGTCTCGGTCAGTGGCAGCTTCTACCGCGTCGACGTCGACACCCTCTCGCTCACGACGCTGGGCACCATCTCGCCGGCACGTGCGGTGCAGGGGCTGGCGGTTATCGACCCGGCGTGCGACGACTGCCGCGTCGACCTCGACGGCGACGGCCTGCTCACGATCTTCGACTTCCTCGAGTTCCAGAACCTGTTCGACGCGGGTGACCCTGCCGCCGACTTCGATGGTGATGGCGAGCTGACGCTGTTCGACTTCCTGGCGTTCCAGAACGAGTTCGCGGCCGGGTGCGGGTGACGTTCGGCGTCGCGGCGGCGGCCCTTCCGTCTGCATACCACTGAGCATGCATGGACAGATCCTGACGCCCTGGATCTACCGCCGCTGGCGGTTCGACTTTCCGGCCGAGCTGTACCCGGCGGTCATCGAGCGGCTCCGCGGGCTGCCGGCGCGGGCCGACGCGCTTGCGGCGCGGCTCGGGTCCGGGCAGGCGACGAGAGCACCCGAGGACGGCTGGTCGGTCCAGCGGCACCTGGCGCACCTGGCCGACCTGGAGCGGTTACTCGCGCAGCGGCTCGATGCGTACGAGGCCGGGGTGGCCGTGCTGCCCGCCGCCGACATGCAGAACACGCGGACGGTGGAGGCCGACCACGACGCGCGGCCGCTGGCGGACGTGCTCGCCGACGTGCGCCGCGTGCGCGAGGCCTCGGTCGAACGGCTGGAGGCCTACCCGCGCGACTTCTTCGCCCGCAGCGCGTGGCACGAGCGACTCGGCGTGCAGAAGCGCGTGGTGGATACGTGCGTGTTCTTCGCGGATCACGACGACCATCATCTGGCGCTGGCGGAGATGGTGCGGCGGCGCTGTATCACCAAATGAACGAGCTCCTCGCGTGAGCGAGGGGGCAGAGGCGTTCAACGGTGTCGTAGCAATCGGGCCCCCCGCCTCACGGCGGGGGCTCGTTGTTGGTCATGCGGCGGTGGTCTTCCGCGCATTCATCACCCGCTCCGCGTACTTGTTCATCGCATCGCGAAGCTGCTCGAAGCTGTCGAGCACGTAGAGGATCGGCTGGTAGTGGTCGATCTCGAAGGGCGTGTCGCACACGCGGTCGAGGTCGAAGTCGCGGCGGTCGACGTTCTTGCTGTGCAGCGCGTGCTCGCTCTCGCCCAGGCTGCTGATCAGCCCGCTGCCGTAGAGCTTGGTGCGGCCGTCTTCCTTGATGAGCCCGAACTCGACGGTGAACCAGAAGAGGCGGCCCAGCCGCTCGATGTGGTAGGGGTCCTCGCAGTGCAGGGCGGCCTTGCCGTAGGTCTGCAGGAACTCGGCGAACACGTCGTCGGCGTGCAGGGGCACATGGCCGAAGATGTCGTGGAAGATGTCCGGCTCGGGCAGGTAGTGCATCAGCCGCTTGGGCCGCATCGTGATGGTGGTGGGGAACTGGCGGTTGGCCAGGCAGGCAAAGAAGGCCTTAGCGGGCAGGTAGCCCGGCACGGGGCGGCTGGCCCAGCCGGTGCGTTGGGCCAGGTTGGCGTTGATGCTGGCGACCTCGGGCACGCTGTCGCCCGGCAGGCCGATGGCGCGCATGCCGTCGAGGAAGACCTTGGAGGCCTGGTGGTCGAGGGTCTTCATCCGCTCGTGGTACAGCGTTCGCCAGACCTCGTGGTTCTCGGCGGTGTACCGGTCCATGTGCTGGGTGATGTAGAACTTGTTGGTGTCGATATCAGCCGAGGGCTGGAAGGGCGCCTTGTCGGCGGCGGCCTGGGCCAGGCGGGCCTCGTCGCTGTCGATGACGCTGCTGTACTCGATGTCGCCTCGCATGGGTGCCTCCGGCTCTTTAGATCGTGCCCGAAAGATGATACACGGCGTGCCTGGGGGGCTCCGGAGTCGATGGGAGGTCCGATAAATACCAATGTCGTCGCGACCCTTCGGCTTCTCGGATTCGTAGTGCGGCCCGGCGGCAGATAGGATCGTGGCCAACCGACAGCGGTTGGCGGGATGTGCCGGGCTGGCGCATCGCTTTGAGCCGGTGGGACGGCCCGCCCGACGGGGCTCCGAGAGGGGAGGGCCCGGGCGCGAGGCCGGTTTCTTGAACAGATTCGAAGGAGGCACGAGGATGCTCGGTCTGACAGGTCAGTTTGTCCCGGCAAGCCGCTGGGTGGTGGGCGTCGGCATCGCGGCGTCGGTCGGCATCGTCTCGCCGGCGATGGCCCAGCAGGGCGAGGTCGCCCGGCAGCGGCTCGAGGAGTCGCGCGAGGCCATCCGCAACCTCGAAACGCTGCAGTACGTCGGCAGCGTCGACAGCGAGGGCCCGCTGCTGGGCATGATCGAAGAGCTCAACGCCATCGTCTGGATGCAGAAGGTGGGCGAGGGCGAGTCGGCCGGCTGGAACCACCGCCGCCAGGGCTCGACGTCCGTTCGCAACCCGGCGACGGGCGAGACCGAAACGGTCGAGTTCGACGTGGTCCGTGAGGGGCCAAACGTCACCTACATCGCCCACGACCTGCGAACCGTGTTCGAGCGGTTCCACCGGGCCGCCCGCCACCGCAGCATCACGGTGGCGCAGACGGGCTGGATCGGCGAGTTTGCCGACGACACACCGTTCGAGCGCGAGCTGACGTTGCCCGAGGTGACGCTGACGCTCGAGATCGGCGGCGACACCGTCGAGGGCGACGTGTGCGACGTGGTCGAAGTCGCGTACGGCGATCAGCGACAGGTCGTTCGGTGGTCGATCAGCCAAGAGACCGACCTGCCCCGCCGCAAGCACACGCGCCTGGGCACCGACAACATGCAGACGTACACGATCACGAACATCGCGGTCGACGATGAGCTGCCCGAAGACATCTTCGTGATGCCCACGCCCGAGGGCTACGCCAAGAACACCACCGTGCGCCGCAGCGCCCGCGACGTTGGCGCGCCCAGCGTGGTCCCGAGCTACCCGTCGGCCAAGCCCTTCACGGTGACCATCGCTGAGGGGCCGGGCAAGGGCGACGAGGTCAGCCTCGAGAGCCTGGCGGGCAACGTCGTGATCCTCGACTTCTGGACGGGCTGGTCGAGCACGTCGAAGGACTCGCGCAGCGACGTCCAGGCGCTGGCCGAGCAGTTCAAGGACGAGCCGGTCGAGGTCCTGAGCATGACCTGGCGCGAGCGAGGGC contains:
- a CDS encoding YncE family protein, translating into MIKRGGILVAALAASALGQDGMIIGGNLQPRELVEMSRTSGSTVSIAPVGVQPQGLAYDPGRGRLYAVDAGANSVYTIDPVTGSTALLAPVAGASNANGLAYDPGRDVIYVSDNNNNRLYTVDPTTGSSAIVGVLVGANGVEGLAFDCDTNTLYGISDLTSRIIVIDPDTAAVTELPLVLPGANLRGLAFDRFERALYISVSVSGSFYRVDVDTLSLTTLGTISPARAVQGLAVIDPACDDCRVDLDGDGLLTIFDFLEFQNLFDAGDPAADFDGDGELTLFDFLAFQNEFAAGCG
- a CDS encoding DinB family protein, translating into MHGQILTPWIYRRWRFDFPAELYPAVIERLRGLPARADALAARLGSGQATRAPEDGWSVQRHLAHLADLERLLAQRLDAYEAGVAVLPAADMQNTRTVEADHDARPLADVLADVRRVREASVERLEAYPRDFFARSAWHERLGVQKRVVDTCVFFADHDDHHLALAEMVRRRCITK
- a CDS encoding phenylalanine 4-monooxygenase; amino-acid sequence: MRGDIEYSSVIDSDEARLAQAAADKAPFQPSADIDTNKFYITQHMDRYTAENHEVWRTLYHERMKTLDHQASKVFLDGMRAIGLPGDSVPEVASINANLAQRTGWASRPVPGYLPAKAFFACLANRQFPTTITMRPKRLMHYLPEPDIFHDIFGHVPLHADDVFAEFLQTYGKAALHCEDPYHIERLGRLFWFTVEFGLIKEDGRTKLYGSGLISSLGESEHALHSKNVDRRDFDLDRVCDTPFEIDHYQPILYVLDSFEQLRDAMNKYAERVMNARKTTAA
- a CDS encoding TlpA disulfide reductase family protein, which translates into the protein MLGLTGQFVPASRWVVGVGIAASVGIVSPAMAQQGEVARQRLEESREAIRNLETLQYVGSVDSEGPLLGMIEELNAIVWMQKVGEGESAGWNHRRQGSTSVRNPATGETETVEFDVVREGPNVTYIAHDLRTVFERFHRAARHRSITVAQTGWIGEFADDTPFERELTLPEVTLTLEIGGDTVEGDVCDVVEVAYGDQRQVVRWSISQETDLPRRKHTRLGTDNMQTYTITNIAVDDELPEDIFVMPTPEGYAKNTTVRRSARDVGAPSVVPSYPSAKPFTVTIAEGPGKGDEVSLESLAGNVVILDFWTGWSSTSKDSRSDVQALAEQFKDEPVEVLSMTWRERGRVKAGIDAWRASNATYPLVTGADEVALEYAVSSFPTVFVITKDGKLVFTMSEYNEETFKSSIAEAVQKALDGGFDAGSVTTTQMGGNQSEVNQGNGNQTTEEGGNQSGGNQSGGNQSGGNRPGGNKPQ